A window of Macaca thibetana thibetana isolate TM-01 chromosome 7, ASM2454274v1, whole genome shotgun sequence genomic DNA:
CTCTGCACCCCAGACTGTGCACAGGAACTCTGGCTACATGGATGACTGAGCAGACACAGCAGCTCAGGCCCAGGCATCTACTGGTATCTACAGCTCAAGCAACAAGGTTAGGAAAAGAAAACCTCTTTGGTACGATGGTCAAACAACCCCAGCTATCTAAAGAGGAAATAGTAATGCCATACCTGATCCTGGTGATCAAAGAAAGTGTGAACACACGTCCTGGTTCCAACATCCCAAACTTTTACACTTTTGTCAGAcgaactattttaaaaagtgaacattaGTATCGGTTTGAAGTTGGAAGGACTTCGACCAAAAATCCTTTGATGACTTACATTCTTCTAACTTCAGACCCCCCAGCCCCCACGCCTCAGTACAGGAAATGGACAGGTATTGCATCATCACTGGGTGGCTTTCCCTCCTCACAGGGTAGCCGTTTTCCTGAAATTCTGATCTGCCTGGCCCTCATTTTAATTGTTCTCCAGGAGTCTCAGACACAGCTACCTATTTCCAGATGGGAGGGAGGCCTGTTAAAACTTCAAAACCAAGGCTCGCAGGAGGCCTCTAAAGCACTGTGCAATGCCTTCAAGTTGTCCATCTCCTGCTTTCCAACTGTCTTGGCCATCCCAGGGCTGACCAACACTGAGATCTATAAACaacattttacaaacatttacatattttaagttacCATTGGAACACAAGTCTACCTTAGAGTCACTTTGGTAGAAGCCtcaatttataatgaaaaaactaAGAGTTTAACTGTTTAAAAGGATTCCTTGTTGACTTTTGTTCCAGCTAAGGTCAACTAACTTCActaagtaaaaattttaagaactgCAGAAAACAAAGGCTAACTGAATAAAAAAGAGTCAAACATCTTTAAATGTTAAGGCAATCTATACAGGAAGACTGCCCTCATCTCCCCAGCATTTTAGAAACTGCTAAGAATCATTAAGTACCTGGAAACAAAGTGAGTGTCATCAGGACAGAACGCAACGTTCAGCACCCAGGAGGCATGGCCGCTCAGCGTGCCAGCCAAATTGGCATGTTGTCTGAAATGGGAAAGGTTCAAACAAAATTGAGATGTTTATTTCTAGAGTATAATCACCGAAGTAGAAAGTTTATTATTAACTCTGCCCATAAACTGGACCAAATCTGCTATCCTTATAATGACCATGAATACTATATCACAAATTCCCCTTTCAATGAAGTAGCATCATGCATTAGAGACAAATTTTAATAGCAGCATTAACCCATAATGTGTTGATGCTACTAAGAGCCAAGAATAAAATCTTTAACAAGCAAAGAGCTGAAGCTCAAAATGAACAAAGAACTACACTATAGAGGCTTCGCAAGCCAACCCctaagatgaggaaattgagaacCAACGGGGCAAGGAAGCCGTCTCAGGAGAAGGGCAGGTTCAGACTCCTGCCTGCACCGGCAGCCTTTCCATATGGAGCCAGTGCTCCCAGTCCAAGGAGAGCGTCAAGATGTATTCATTATGACAGATGCAGCTTGGAGAGACTATTTTAAACCTAATCAAGAACAAGACAGGTCTAATTACAAcagctattttcacttttttaataaaaatgaaacccaATCACCTCTGGCAAGAGAACCACCATAAGGCCTAACTGAGGTCAGCAATTTTACCCCTGAACACAGAACCCAGCAGAGTGGAGCAGACCTCAGTTAGGGGCCAGGAGGCAGTCTCAGTGGGATACAGTGGGACCATGGGAGGATAAGAAGTCCTGGGCCttagtaaaaagatcagtagttgcTAGGGGCtcaaggtgggaggaagggatgaTTTGGTAGAGCATGggattttcagggcagtgaaactattctgcgTGATACTGTAGTTAGTGGTGACTACAcgtcattatatatttgttaaaactcatggaatgtacaacacaaagagtaaaccctaatgtaaaATATGgactttaattaataataatgcatcaatATTGGGTGAAAAAAACCAGTCTTGGGTCTTCATTCAGTACCACCTCCTTGGGCAAATCACCACCTCAGCTTGGGTTTCTCATGTGCAAAATGGGGACACTCATCTGTGCTGCTACCTCATTGGTTGCCGGGAGGATCAATAAAACAGTGGCAATGGAAATCATAAAGTCACAAATGTAAGGAACTGCTGCATTTATACTGCCTCTGCCACTATCAGGCAAGTACAACTCTACAGAGATATCTTTCCCTCTCGGCTGTGGCACCCTCATTCAGTTCTAATTCCAAAAACTGCAGTTAGAATTCTATGTCTAGCTGATAATCTTTTGCCATAAAAAACTGCATTTTAACCAGAAGTGGCTAGAAGGAGCAGTGTTCCTACTGTGAGGTTTAAACTCGCAAGCAACTATCACAGGCCCCTGAAAGAACACACACGGATGGTCAGGGTTGCAGTACGTGCAGGTGGAGGAGGTCTTGGCACCATGGCTAGGGTCGGAGTGTGATATGTACCTGCAGTGGATTAGAATGCCACGTTCAGGAGCAATGAGCCAGAGGCACGCCTGGCAGGGAGAGCTGACCACAGCACTGAGTCACAGTATCAAGAACACAGATCCAACACATTACAGGGGATACCTCAGTAGGGAATAGGAGTTAGGGCTAAAGATGATGGGGGAAAACAAGAAGACAAGGGGGTCTGCACAGGTTTACAATGATGGCTGTGAATGAAAGAGGATGATTAACTTGCTTCTATACTCATAGTCAAAggccaaaaccaaaaacactcCCATCTAGACCTATAGCAGGCTTATAAACTGACTGCTCCCTAACTAGGGCAGAGGCATGTCTGCTAGAACAGCCCTACCCTTGAAAATAGATGCTCTAATTTTTTCCTGTCCCCAGGGGCCAGCTACAGCCCAtggctccatttcctcatctgtatattACTTACCTATCCCAAAGAATTTGAAATCAGTAAGCTCACAAAAATCAGGCTGCCTAAGAAAAAGTAGCAAGTATCTGATCCTACCAGGGAACCCATGCACATCCTCCTCCAAGCAGCCCTTGAGGACACACACTAAAAATGGGCGCTGAATGGGGGAGGACCGCCTGGGGAGTCAAGGTGTTCGATGTGACTTGAGCACAGGTCTTTACTAGGGCTGCTCCCTAGGGCTCCTTGTAACAATAAGGGGACAAGACGGACATCAGTAGTAAGGGAGACACCTTGAATCTCGACAGGTAACTTACACATCATAGATCTTGATGTAGCCATCATCTGAAGCAGTGACAAGGAGCTGGGAGTCCGGGGAAAAGGTCAAGGAGCGAATGGGCATGGCATGGCCTGAAATTCATAAAAGCCCTTGTTAATCTGGTGAACCACTGCCTCCTCACTCAGCTTCCCACTGACAATGTCCCTTTTAATGATTACAAGCCACTGAGTTGAAATACCCAGGTGCTTCAGGCAGAAAAGCAAGAGTTCTGACTGGGCCTTTCATCTTAATGTTCTCGAAACATCCACATAACCCCAGTCTCTCCTCCTGGAGCCATTTCTCTTTagttcccttccctgccctcagcatgcattgctttaaagaatttctctactacaaatatgGCCACACAAGGAAATATACATTGTTCCTGATTTGTAAGGTTGAACAAATTAAGATGTTATTTCCCTATCAAATTCTTTATTACAGTGTAAAGGATAAACTATAGCAATGTGAGGAGGTAATAAAGTCACTTGATTAGAATTCAAAACCGCACGAAAGTATGTGTAATAAGGTCTCCCTCCAATCTACCCCTGTTCTTTAGCTACCCAGTCCTCCTTTCCAGAGGCCACCATTGTGGACAGTGGGCACAATACTTTCATCCACCTTCAAATTATcaacaaaaagttgttttcaaTCACAAAGTTCGTCAGAATCCAAAATGACAGAAATGAGACATTCATATAGCAAAtaaatattcacacacacatatatatataatgtgatagATTATGATATAATCAATAAAAAGTAAGTCTGTTCACCCAAACAAGCATTTAACACTGTTACAAGAATTAGTATGTCTAGGTTAAAACTACAGTgacaggccaggtatggtggctcatgtctgtaatcccagcattttgggaggccaaagcgggatgatcttttgaagccaggagttggagaccagtctgggaaacataacaagaccccatctcctcaaaaaatttaaaaactagccagacagcatggtgtgcacctgtagtcccagctacccaggaggctgaggtgggacgaccccttgagccccggagttcaaggctacagtgagctatgatcacaccactgcactctggtctgggagcaagaccctgtctctaaaaggaaaaacaaaaaaacaaacctataGTGACAAGAGTAAAACCTGGAGGCATTTCAGTTTTCCAACTGAGATTGATATTTTGTAAATCTAATGCCCGTTTGCTATTTAATGGcattttaatgaaagaataattcttcttttgtgatttgataaccaagtttataaaaataagatgatGATATATACCTTCCAGCGTATGCAGAAGTTTTCCAGTTGCAATATCAAAAATATTGATGATTCCATCTATGGCTCCACTGGCTAGGTATTTCCCATCAGGACTCTGTTCAGAGAACATATGGAAAAATTAGCACTTTCAGACCCCATGTTGTTAAGCTATCCCTACCAaactcaagcaaacctcctgctgTCTACAGGTCTAACCAGCAACCTGGCAAACCACACCAGTGAGATAGCAGCTGCCTGACCAGACCAAGGCAGAATCTGTGCCAAGGACTGCAACAGGCTGGAAGGGCAAACTGAAAGaatcagaaggagaaaagagagcaaTGTTTCCTTACATATGCAATACTAAGAATGAATTTTCCTCTTGTGTCCAAAGAATACTCCTTTTTCCCACTTTCCACACCAAAAATGTTCACTTTCCCGACATGAGTTCCTGTGGCCAGATACTGGGAATCAGGAGAAAAGGCCAAAGTCCAGGCATCCactgaacagaaaaaagaaggacAAAAATACAGTGTGAAAAGATTTggccttaattttaaaaactaaagttttACCAAAAGACACATCTTTTTAAATTGGAGTAGCAGTGTCCTGATTCAGAAAATTATGTTGTAAAGATGCTAATTCTTTATCAAGTTTAGATTTAGTTTAAgggtttcttaattttttaataagaatAGGACAACAttaagtgttagcaaggatgtggagaaaccagAACCTTCAtacactggtgggaatgtaaaatggcacagccactttgaaaacCAGTTTGACAGTTTAAGTGAAAACAAACACCATAATATCCAGTAATTCTACTCctaatgaaaacatatgtccacacaaagactggTACACTCATGGTCTTCGCTTCCTCCTACTTTCTCACTTCTCCATGACTGGGGattgtctctcttctttttttctcttcctttgtggTGGTTCAGATTCTCCATGCATATTTTCAAGATAGGTAGAAACTAAGTGTTCATTTTCCCTACATTCATCAGACCCAAACTCATCTGAGGAGTTTTACCTTCAGATGAATTTAGCTGCTCTTCAGCTGTCAATAGCAATGCTTGCTTTTGTTACTGGACCAAATAACTGTTGGCTGTTTAATGGCCTTGTCTAGTTTTATGCAGAGTCctatccaaaaagaaaataaacccaaCTTTCAGACTCcattcttctatctttttttttctttttttgagattgagtctcgctctgtcacccaggccagaatgcGGTGGTATAATcttgagttcaagctattctcctgcctcagcttcccgagtagctgggactacaggtgcacacgacCACGTCCagatgtccagctaattttttgtatgttttagtagaaatggggtttcaccatgttggccaggctgatcttgaattcctgatctcaagtgatccacccgcctcagcccctcaaagtgctgggattacaggcatgagccaccaccaccacgcctggcctcttctgtctttttcattcaTAACAGTAACTTTTAAAACCTTGCCACACTTGGACAACACCCAGTAAAAGGTACTGTTTATCAGGGAAAGTGAGCTGGATACATACGCCATCCTTTTACTTGGAACCAATCCAGCAATGATTTCTTCAGCTGCCTCGTGCCCAGGGCTGCAACCAGCATGCAATGACACCAGCATTATGACCCCTAGGAAAGCTTAGGTGCCCAAGATGAAAAGGTAGAAACAGttctgcctcttcctcttttcttaagaCCATACTTATATATTAGAGTTTTAATGGACTTTGCAGGATAGTTTGGGGACCCAAGTCCTCTGTAAGTAACGTAAGCAGAGTAAGGGCACATGTAAAGACAACCATCTGGGGAGTCAGGGTGCGTCTGGGTAgctttttccaaatatatatccCACCGCACGTACTCCGAACACTATGATTCAGTGGATCCAAAATATGGACTGGGTATGCATATTCTTAAAAGAGCTCCAGTGGTAAGAATTACAGACAAGAAATATTGCTTCTGAGGGAAAATGCACTCAGTTTCCAGACAACCCAGCCTCTTTAAAAACCCTGGAACCATCATTATTTCCAATACAGGAAAAGCCTAGAGTGGCTACTGAGCATAACTCGTGGGAGGTGAATCCATCCAGGGCATCAATCAGGG
This region includes:
- the SKIC8 gene encoding SKI8 subunit of superkiller complex protein, whose protein sequence is MTNQYGILFKQEQAHDDAIWSVAWGTNKKENSETVVTGSLDDLVKVWKWRDERLDLQWSLEGHQLGVVSVDISHTLPIAASSSLDAHIRLWDLENGKQIKSIDAGPVDAWTLAFSPDSQYLATGTHVGKVNIFGVESGKKEYSLDTRGKFILSIAYSPDGKYLASGAIDGIINIFDIATGKLLHTLEGHAMPIRSLTFSPDSQLLVTASDDGYIKIYDVQHANLAGTLSGHASWVLNVAFCPDDTHFVSSSSDKSVKVWDVGTRTCVHTFFDHQDQVWGVKYNGNGSKIVSVGDDQEIHIYDCPI